Below is a genomic region from Mycolicibacterium neworleansense.
ATCGTCGGTCAGGTCCTTGGTGCGCATGTTCTTGTCGATGCCCGTCGCGGCGAGAATCTCGTTCGAACGGGTACGGCCGATGCCGTAGATGTAGGTCAGCGCGATCTCCATGCGCTTGTCGCGCGGAAGATCAACGCCCACGAGGCGTGCCATGTGGCGGTGTTCCTTCTTCTCTTGCGGAGGTCTGGTCCCAGCCCGTTCCCATCAGCCCCTAAGGGCTCTGAAGGGGTCCGGCCTCCGTACCGGACGTGGATGAGTGCTCATCGCGGATGAACGGCGTATCCGTTCAGTGGTGCTGGGAGTTCATCATTCAGTTGTGGTGTGCCGTCCGTATCCGGACGGTCTAGCCCTGCCGCTGCTTGTGGCGGGGATCGCTGCAGATCACCATGACCCGCCCATGCCGGCGGATCACCCTGCACTTATCGCAGATGGGCTTGACGCTCGGGTTCACCTTCACGGCTGTTTCGATCCTTCTGGCTCTGTAGGTGTCGCGCACGTCAGCGCGGCACCCTTCTCGTCGTTACTGGTCGGGCTTCTATCGGGTCACTTGTACCGGTACACGATGCGGCCCCGGGACAGGTCGTATGGAGAGAGCTCCACCACTACCCGGTCCTCGGGCAGGATGCGGATGTAGTGCTGCCGCATCTTGCCGCTGATGTGGGCCAGGACCTTGTGTCCGTTCTCCAGCTCAATGCGGAACATCGCATTGGGCAGAGGTTCGACCACGCGACCCTCGACCTCGATGGCACCGTCTTTCTTGGCCATGCTGTTCGGCGATCCTTGCTTTCGTTTCGTAGCTTCATTAGTCGCAATGCAGCCCGTCGTGATGCTGCCGGCGACCAACTTCAAAACGTGAGCCGGATCCAGACGAAATTGCAGA
It encodes:
- the rpmJ gene encoding 50S ribosomal protein L36, encoding MKVNPSVKPICDKCRVIRRHGRVMVICSDPRHKQRQG
- the infA gene encoding translation initiation factor IF-1, with translation MAKKDGAIEVEGRVVEPLPNAMFRIELENGHKVLAHISGKMRQHYIRILPEDRVVVELSPYDLSRGRIVYRYK